AAGAGCTTCGAGCACCCGATCTATGCCGGCAACGCCATCGAGACGGTTGAGACGTCGGAGCCGAAGATCGTGCTGACGGTACGCACGGCGACCTTCGCGGCCGCGAAGGAAAGCGGAGCCTCAGCGCCCATCGAGAGCGCCAGCGCTGCCGCGGATCCCGCCCTGTCGGCCTTCAAGGGCGAGCAGGTGGCGGCCAGCGACCGGCCCGAGCTCGGCTCGGCCAAGATCATCGTCTCCGGAGGCCGGGCACTCGGTTCGTCGGAGAACTTCACCAAGGTCATCGAGCCTCTGGCCGACAAGCTCGGCGCGGCGATTGGCGCCTCGCGCGCTGCGGTCGATGCCGGCTACGCCCCGAACGACTGGCAGGTTGGCCAGACCGGCAAGGTCGTGGCGCCAGACCTCTATGTGGCGGTGGGCATCTCCGGCGCGATCCAGCACCTGGCCGGCATGAAGGACTCGAAGGTCATCGTCGCCATCAACAAGGACGAGGAAGCTCCCATCTTCCAGGTCGCGGACTATGGCCTCGTCGGGGACCTCTTCACCCTCGTCCCGGAACTTGCCGAGGAACTCGGCAAGGCCGGGAAATAAGTTCTGTCACTATTCGGGTCTCGCTGTGGTTCCATGACACCGCACGGACAAGAAATGCTGGTAGAATTGTGTGATCCAAATGCTCGTTGCGGACATCCGTGACGAGCAGGCAGGCACAGGAATAGGGACGGTGCCGCACGGAATTGCTGCCGTGGCGGCATCATCATCGGACGAAGAGGCGGCAAAGGCATTGATGCGGCCGGGTTCGCAGAAGATTATGATCGCAGAGGCACAAGAGGTTAGGCATATGACGATCGATATTCGTAAGGTTGGCGTCATCGGTGCCGGCCAGATGGGCAGCGGCATCGCGCATGTGTGCGCCATCGCTGGATACGACGTCGCCCTCAACGATCTCAGCGAAGAGCGCGTCAACGCCGGCCTCGCCACGATCAGCGGCAGCCTGCAGCGGCAGGTGAGTAAGGGGCATCTGAGCGAACAAGACAGACAGGCCGCCGAGGCTCGTATCAAGCCCGCGCTGACATTTGAGGCCCTTGGTGATTGCGACCTCGTCATTGAGGCTGCCACCGAGAACGAGACGGTGA
This portion of the Chelatococcus sp. YT9 genome encodes:
- a CDS encoding FAD-binding protein — its product is MTTLLVADHDNASVKDGTVRALTAARELGAPVHVLVAGEGARAAAEAAAKLEGVEKVLLIEAPIYAHGLAEPLADLVVSLAGGYDAIVAAASTSGKNVLPRVAALLDVAQISDVTKVLGPKSFEHPIYAGNAIETVETSEPKIVLTVRTATFAAAKESGASAPIESASAAADPALSAFKGEQVAASDRPELGSAKIIVSGGRALGSSENFTKVIEPLADKLGAAIGASRAAVDAGYAPNDWQVGQTGKVVAPDLYVAVGISGAIQHLAGMKDSKVIVAINKDEEAPIFQVADYGLVGDLFTLVPELAEELGKAGK